From a region of the Pecten maximus chromosome 18, xPecMax1.1, whole genome shotgun sequence genome:
- the LOC117316541 gene encoding 1,2-dihydroxy-3-keto-5-methylthiopentene dioxygenase-like, whose amino-acid sequence MVKAWCMDDSQEDQRLPHKRAGDSDVSLEQLKDIGVEYFNINPQNFEENETLKKIRKDRNYTYMDRIECSREKLPDYENKIKAFFEEHLHVDEEIRFILDGSGYFDVRGKQDEWIRIFLEAGDLIVLPAGIYHRFTLDEKNHIVAVRLFVGEPIWTPYNRPQEDRDVRKEYVAKYITAA is encoded by the exons ATGGTGAAAGCATGGTGTATGGACGATTCACAAGAGGATCAACGCCTCCCTCATAAGCGAGCTGGTGATTCAGATGTCAGCTTGGAACAACTGAAAGATATCGGAGTCGAATACTTCAAT ATAAATCCTCAGAACTTTGAGGAAAATGAGACTCTGAAAAAAATCAGGAAAGATAGAAACTACACATACATGGACAGAATTGAATGCAGCAGAGAAAAGCTCCCTGACTACGAAAACAAG ATCAAGGCCTTTTTTGAGGAACATCTCCACGTTGATGAGGAAATCCGCTTTATCCTGGATGGAAGTGGATATTTTGATGTCCGAGGAAAACAAGACGAATGGATCCGCATATTCTTAGAGGCTGGTGACCTGATCGTTCTGCCTGCTGGAATATACCATCGTTTCACCCTGGACGAAAAA AATCACATTGTGGCAGTTCGCCTGTTTGTTGGGGAACCTATATGGACCCCATACAACCGACCCCAGGAAGACAGGGACGTAAGGAAAGAATATGTGGCCAAGTACATTACTGCCGCCTAA